From Cucumis melo cultivar AY chromosome 3, USDA_Cmelo_AY_1.0, whole genome shotgun sequence:
CTCTTGTTATTGGGGCAAACAAGTTGTCAGGTACTATTCCTTCCTCAATCTACAATATTTCCTCTATGAGAATCTTATCGTTACCTGTGAATCAACTTGAGGGTGGGCTTCCCACAGATTTAGGCTTCATATTCCCAAATCTTCAGGTTTTAAAAATCCACACCAATCAATTCAGTGGACCAATTCCTTTTACACTGTCCAATGCTTCAAAGCTAGAGGAGTTCGTGATCTCAAAGAACATGTTTTCTGGGAAGGTGCCTAGCTTCGCGAGCACAAGGCATTTAGAGGCTTTTGGAATAGATAGAAACAATCTTGGATATGGGAATGTTGATGACTTGAATTTTCTGTTTCCTCTTGTTAACTGTACCAATTTGAGTTCTATAATCATCAGTGACAACAATTTTGGTGGGCCACTACCTGAGTATATAAGCAACTTCTCTACAAAGCTCAGGATTATGGGATTTGGTCGGAATCAGATTCATGGAACAATTCCAACAGAGATTGGAAATCTCTTTCAGTTAGAGGCATTAGGACTGGAGACAAACCAATTGACTGGTTCTATACCAAGCTCATTAGGCAAACTACATAAACTGAATGATTTGTTTTTGAATATGAATAAACTCTCGGGGACAATCCCAGAATCTCTTGGAAACTTGTCTGCACTTGGGAGATGCAATCTTAGGTTAAACAATTTAACTGGAGCAATACCACCAAATCTAGGACAAAGCCAAACTCTGCTAATGCTGGCACTTTCTCAGAACCAATTATCTGGCGCAATACCAAAAGAATTGTTGAGTATATCATCTTTATCAATTGCTCTAGATCTGTCTGAGAATTATTTGACTGGCTCCATTCCATTGGAAGTGGGAAAGTTGGTAAACCTTGGTTATTTGCATATTTCTGATAACATGTTAACTGGGGTTATTCCCTCTACTCTCGGTGCTTGTACGAGCTTAGAAGATCTTTACTTGGATGGAAATTTCCTTGAGGGTCCTATACCTGAGTCTTTGAGTTCTTTGAGAGGTATCGAAGAACTCGACCTTTCGCGCAACAATTTGTCAGGGAAAATTCCAACTTATTTGCAGGAGTTTGAAGTTCTGAGctatttaaatttatctttcAACAATTTGGAAGGTGAAGTTCCTACTCAAGGAGTGTTCAAAAATACAACTGCGTTTTCAATTCTCGGAAATAAGCAACTTTGCAATGGTATAAATGAATTAAATCTACCCAGATGCAGTTTGGATTATCCCAGAAAGCAGAAGTTAACTACcaaattgaaaataattatCTCAGTTGTTAGTGGATTGGTCGGAGCCCTTCTGATCATTTGTTGTCTGCTCTTTTTCTGgtcaaggaagaaaagaaataagtctGATTTGAGTCCATCACTGAAGGCTTCTTATTTTGCTGTGTCTTATAATGACCTCCTTAAAGCCACCAATGAGTTTTCTCCAGACAATCTAATTGGAGTTGGCGGTTATGGGTCCGTCTATAAAGGAATCCTTAGTCAAGATGAAAGTGCTGTTGCGGTTAAAGTGTTCAACCTTCAACATAGGGGAGCTTCTAAGAGTTTTCTGGCAGAATGTGAAGCCCTTAAGAACATTAGACATCGGAATCTTGTCCGAATTCTTTCTGCTTGCTCAGGAGTCGATTTTCAAGGAAACGATTTTATGGCATTGGTTTTTGATTTCATGGTTAATGGCAGCCTAGAGAAGTGGCTGCATCCAGTTGATAATTTGAACCAGGAAGGGGAGGAAAGGTATTTAAATATTATGCAAAGGCTAGATATTGCCATCGATGTGGCTAGTGCTCTGGATTATCTGCATAATGGTAGCCCCATGCCGATAGCTCACTGTGACTTAAAGCCAAGCAATGTTCTTTTGGATGCTGACATGACTGCTCATGTTGGAGATTTTGGATTGGCAAAATTTATGGCTGAAACTTCCTTTCAGAACAGATCAACCGAAAGCGGATCCATTGGCATACGAGGCACGGTTGGATATGCTCCTCCAGGTAACTtggatctttttttttc
This genomic window contains:
- the LOC103485568 gene encoding probable LRR receptor-like serine/threonine-protein kinase At3g47570; this translates as MECGRNHHCMECCKFELFVICFLLFSLPLPSAALGGNETDRLALLSFKSEITVDPFGLFISWNESVHLCNWVGVKCNPQQRVTELNLPSYQFNGKLSPSIGNLSFLTTLNLPNNSFGGEIPQEIGSLSKLQELDFRNNNFVGEIPITISNCSELHYIGLLNNNLTGLLPMELGLLTKLEVFQCSSNELFGEIPETFGNLSSLKEFWGTLNNFHGNIPSSFGQLRNLTALVIGANKLSGTIPSSIYNISSMRILSLPVNQLEGGLPTDLGFIFPNLQVLKIHTNQFSGPIPFTLSNASKLEEFVISKNMFSGKVPSFASTRHLEAFGIDRNNLGYGNVDDLNFLFPLVNCTNLSSIIISDNNFGGPLPEYISNFSTKLRIMGFGRNQIHGTIPTEIGNLFQLEALGLETNQLTGSIPSSLGKLHKLNDLFLNMNKLSGTIPESLGNLSALGRCNLRLNNLTGAIPPNLGQSQTLLMLALSQNQLSGAIPKELLSISSLSIALDLSENYLTGSIPLEVGKLVNLGYLHISDNMLTGVIPSTLGACTSLEDLYLDGNFLEGPIPESLSSLRGIEELDLSRNNLSGKIPTYLQEFEVLSYLNLSFNNLEGEVPTQGVFKNTTAFSILGNKQLCNGINELNLPRCSLDYPRKQKLTTKLKIIISVVSGLVGALLIICCLLFFWSRKKRNKSDLSPSLKASYFAVSYNDLLKATNEFSPDNLIGVGGYGSVYKGILSQDESAVAVKVFNLQHRGASKSFLAECEALKNIRHRNLVRILSACSGVDFQGNDFMALVFDFMVNGSLEKWLHPVDNLNQEGEERYLNIMQRLDIAIDVASALDYLHNGSPMPIAHCDLKPSNVLLDADMTAHVGDFGLAKFMAETSFQNRSTESGSIGIRGTVGYAPPEYAMGSKVSTYGDVYSYGILLLEMFTGKSPTDNTFKDGLTLNNYVLTALPERVQEIADPTMGIQELKGTGNKNLIFEANQSLRIKECLFSIFSIGVACSAQMPNQRMDISDVVSQLCLARDNFSQGLRAQYLVENEQAVNPP